A single region of the Thermodesulfatator atlanticus DSM 21156 genome encodes:
- a CDS encoding nucleotidyl transferase AbiEii/AbiGii toxin family protein, with protein sequence MKDTVSIKKIESLQNDVLKQVAKIQKKYPDIFFVFTGGTALSRFYLKHRFSEDIDLIISGTDERSILRISQEFSRRLTICGRLELRNFDLDFGHFEWLLFSKDTFLKIELSQKFGRNIFPPKVFGDLLVEDLKGLLVGKIEAFLGREDPKDLIDLLICFQKHPDVLWEAINEASKMIPAFGYAHFLREIEQRPLSLERQKLFISCSLAKFEELRHGLIKYFFEKT encoded by the coding sequence ATGAAAGACACTGTTTCCATAAAAAAGATTGAGTCTTTACAGAACGATGTTTTAAAGCAGGTAGCCAAAATCCAAAAAAAGTATCCTGATATTTTTTTTGTTTTTACCGGAGGCACGGCCCTTTCTCGATTTTATTTGAAACACAGGTTTTCTGAAGATATTGATCTAATAATCTCGGGAACAGACGAGAGAAGTATTTTAAGAATTTCTCAAGAATTTTCACGACGACTAACTATCTGCGGACGCCTTGAATTGAGAAATTTCGATTTAGATTTTGGCCACTTTGAATGGTTGTTGTTTTCAAAAGATACTTTTTTAAAAATTGAACTTTCCCAAAAATTTGGCAGAAATATTTTCCCACCAAAGGTTTTCGGAGATCTTTTAGTTGAGGATTTAAAAGGGCTTTTGGTGGGAAAAATTGAAGCATTTCTTGGAAGAGAAGATCCCAAGGATTTGATAGACCTTTTGATCTGTTTTCAAAAGCATCCCGACGTTTTATGGGAAGCAATTAACGAGGCCTCAAAAATGATCCCGGCCTTTGGTTATGCGCATTTCTTAAGAGAAATTGAGCAAAGGCCTTTATCTCTTGAACGGCAAAAGTTGTTTATTTCTTGTTCTCTGGCAAAGTTTGAAGAATTAAGACACGGGTTGATAAAATATTTTTTTGAGAAAACTTAG